A genomic window from Lotus japonicus ecotype B-129 chromosome 1, LjGifu_v1.2 includes:
- the LOC130727370 gene encoding auxin-responsive protein IAA28 — protein sequence MELQLALALPTQNSFEGFNPNKPGLMKSKQIVSSELCRTSCCSESKKHVRNKRSFQESFGHCVKPLPLLVWSGQPNEEDDNRKKRHRASNKNEEENHLVGWPPIKSWRNKELHPQHPVRGQIRNERMQANENRSRGTNSSYVKVNMEGVPIGRLINLRLYNSYQTLTDALISMFVGYQTFEENGAGYTLTFQNKQGEWLLPRHVPWQTFIGTVRRLAILRNGNENI from the exons ATGGAGCTTCAGTTAGCTCTGGCTCTCCCTACCCAAAATTCCTTTGAGGGGTTTAATCCTAACAAGCCTGGCTTAATGAAATCAAAACAGATAGTGAGTTCAGAATTATGCAGGACCAGTTGTTGTTCTGAAAGCAAAAAGCATGTTAGAAACAAGCGTAGCTTCCAAGAGTCGTTTGGACATTGTGTGAAACCTTTGCCTTTACTAGTATGGAGTGGACAGCCAAATGAGGAAGATGACAATAGAAAAAAGAGGCACAGAGCATCAAACAA gaatgaagaagaaaaccatTTGGTGGGGTGGCCACCGATTAAATCATGGAGAAACAAAGAACTTCATCCTCAGCATCCTGTAAGAGGCCAGATAAGGAATGAAAGGATGCAAGCTAATGAGAATCGAAGTAGAGGAACAAACTCTTCATATGTCAAAGTTAACATGGAAGGGGTACCAATAGGGAGGCTAATCAATTTGAGACTTTACAACTCCTATCAAACACTTACAGATGCATTGATTAGCATGTTTGTTGGAT ACCAAACGTTTGAGGAAAATGGAGCAGGTTACACGCTCACCTTTCAAAATAAGCAAGGGGAATGGCTTCTTCCTAGACATGTTCCTTGGCA AACCTTCATTGGTACGGTGCGGCGTTTGGCGATATTGAGGAATGGAAATGAAAATATTTGA